The Mycolicibacterium flavescens genome has a segment encoding these proteins:
- the glxK gene encoding glycerate kinase, which yields MKIVLAPDSFKESMTASEAVAAMRAGVAAVLPDADVVGVPMADGGEGTVDAVVDALHGEHVEVQVSDALGRTVTARYGYVPLRQLAVIEMAAAAGLELVTPHERDILRASTFGVGELITSALDRGAEDVLIGLGGSATNDGGTGMLTALGAAFLDADGLPLRPGGADLERLERIDVMGMDPRLRDARIRVASDVTAPLLGPGGATAVFGPQKGAGADDMPRLEAGLSRLAAVASATFGATQPQRPGAGAAGGMGFALVEFLGATSRPGVDEVAETVGLERALRGADWVFTGEGSVDAQTVMGKTPFGVAQAAVRAGARVVIFAGRVAPDAAVLLDHGVERLVAITAEGTPIERALREGAQSLTRATAEVCRSL from the coding sequence ATGAAGATCGTCCTGGCGCCGGACTCCTTCAAGGAATCGATGACCGCGTCCGAAGCGGTCGCCGCGATGAGGGCCGGCGTCGCGGCGGTGCTGCCGGACGCCGACGTCGTCGGTGTGCCGATGGCCGACGGCGGTGAAGGCACGGTCGATGCGGTCGTCGACGCGCTGCACGGGGAGCACGTCGAGGTGCAGGTGTCCGACGCGCTGGGCCGCACCGTCACCGCACGGTACGGCTACGTGCCGCTGCGCCAGTTGGCGGTCATCGAGATGGCTGCAGCGGCGGGTCTGGAACTCGTCACACCTCACGAACGAGACATCCTGCGCGCCAGCACGTTCGGCGTGGGTGAGCTGATCACGTCGGCCCTCGACCGCGGCGCCGAGGATGTCCTGATCGGCCTGGGCGGCTCGGCCACCAACGACGGAGGAACAGGCATGCTCACCGCACTGGGCGCGGCGTTCCTCGACGCCGACGGCCTGCCGCTGCGTCCCGGCGGGGCCGACCTCGAACGCCTCGAACGCATCGACGTTATGGGGATGGATCCACGCCTGCGCGACGCCCGGATCCGGGTGGCCTCCGACGTCACCGCGCCGCTGCTGGGTCCGGGCGGCGCCACTGCGGTGTTCGGTCCGCAGAAGGGCGCCGGTGCAGACGACATGCCGCGACTCGAGGCGGGGCTGTCCCGACTGGCCGCGGTCGCCTCGGCGACGTTCGGCGCCACCCAACCCCAGCGGCCGGGCGCGGGCGCGGCCGGCGGTATGGGTTTCGCGCTAGTCGAATTCCTCGGTGCGACAAGCAGACCCGGCGTTGACGAGGTGGCCGAAACGGTCGGTCTCGAGCGGGCGCTGCGGGGCGCGGACTGGGTGTTCACCGGCGAGGGCAGCGTTGATGCGCAGACGGTCATGGGTAAGACGCCGTTCGGCGTGGCCCAAGCGGCCGTACGCGCCGGGGCGCGGGTGGTCATCTTCGCAGGCCGGGTCGCCCCCGACGCCGCCGTGCTGCTGGATCACGGCGTCGAACGACTCGTCGCGATCACCGCCGAGGGCACACCGATCGAGCGGGCGCTCCGCGAGGGCGCCCAGTCGCTCACCCGCGCCACCGCCGAGGTGTGCCGCTCCCTCTAG
- the nylA_1 gene encoding amidase translates to MTRISAFGDDALGDLDAVGLVEALQAGAVSRAELVDAAIARTEAVNPALNGLAYGAFERARAGAAARPYGGYFNGVPSFLKDNVAVATMPTMNGTDAWDPHPERTHGDFARSFLATGLAPLGKTQMSEFGFSASAEHPRLGPVRNPWNPEHTAGASSSGSAAFVAAGVVPIAHANDGGGSIRIPAACNGLVGLKPSRGRLPLDKKLRQMPLRIVANGVVTRSVRDSAAFYREIERVYRNPALPAVGDITGPGAQRLRIAVCTQSIAREASPEVRELTLKNAALLEELGHRVTVIDNPVPSHFMTDFLLYWSFLAFALVRGGRSTFGRSFDRGRLDNLTLGLDRHASRNLHRMPGALARLSRMRRVTERVTRNHDVVLTPTLADVTPRIGHLDPMLDYQTIIDRLVEWVAFTPLQNATGEPAISLPLAESASGLPVGMMFAAPVGHEGRLLQLAYELEQARPFKRIHDAG, encoded by the coding sequence ATGACTCGGATAAGCGCCTTCGGCGACGACGCCCTCGGCGATCTCGATGCGGTCGGTCTGGTGGAGGCGCTGCAGGCGGGTGCGGTGTCGCGAGCCGAACTCGTCGACGCCGCGATCGCCCGCACCGAGGCCGTCAATCCGGCGCTCAACGGACTGGCGTACGGGGCGTTCGAGCGGGCCCGCGCCGGTGCTGCCGCACGCCCTTACGGCGGCTACTTCAACGGCGTCCCGTCGTTTCTCAAGGACAACGTCGCGGTCGCCACGATGCCGACGATGAACGGCACCGACGCCTGGGATCCGCACCCGGAGCGCACGCACGGCGACTTCGCGCGTTCGTTTCTGGCCACGGGACTGGCTCCCCTCGGCAAGACGCAGATGTCCGAATTCGGATTCAGCGCGTCGGCCGAGCATCCGCGGCTGGGCCCGGTGCGCAATCCGTGGAATCCCGAGCACACCGCGGGCGCGTCGTCGTCGGGCTCCGCGGCGTTCGTGGCCGCCGGGGTGGTGCCGATCGCCCACGCCAACGACGGCGGCGGGTCGATCCGAATTCCGGCCGCCTGCAACGGCTTAGTGGGTCTCAAGCCATCGCGGGGTCGGCTGCCCCTGGACAAGAAGCTGCGGCAGATGCCGCTTCGCATCGTCGCCAACGGTGTTGTCACGCGCTCGGTGCGCGACTCTGCGGCGTTCTACCGCGAGATCGAGCGGGTGTATCGCAACCCGGCGTTGCCCGCAGTCGGCGACATCACCGGGCCCGGGGCGCAGCGCCTGCGAATCGCGGTGTGCACGCAGTCGATAGCGCGCGAGGCGAGCCCGGAGGTGCGCGAACTCACGCTGAAGAACGCCGCGCTGCTCGAGGAACTCGGACACCGGGTCACCGTGATCGACAATCCCGTGCCGTCGCACTTCATGACCGACTTCCTGCTCTACTGGTCGTTTCTGGCGTTCGCGCTCGTCCGCGGCGGGCGATCGACGTTCGGGCGCAGTTTCGACCGTGGGCGCCTCGACAACCTGACCCTCGGACTCGACCGCCACGCGTCGCGCAACCTACACCGGATGCCGGGGGCGCTCGCGCGACTGTCGCGGATGCGCCGGGTCACCGAGCGTGTCACGCGGAACCATGACGTCGTGCTCACCCCGACGCTTGCCGACGTCACGCCGCGCATCGGTCATCTCGACCCGATGCTGGACTACCAGACGATCATCGACCGGCTCGTCGAGTGGGTGGCGTTCACGCCTCTGCAGAACGCCACAGGGGAGCCGGCGATCTCGCTGCCCCTCGCCGAGTCCGCATCGGGCCTGCCGGTCGGCATGATGTTCGCCGCGCCGGTGGGCCACGAGGGCCGGTTGCTCCAGTTGGCGTACGAACTCGAGCAAGCGCGCCCGTTCAAGCGGATTCACGACGCGGGCTAG
- the tsf gene encoding translation elongation factor Ts: MANYTAADVKRLRELTGAGMLDSKNALVEAGGDFDKAVELLRIKGAKDVGKRAERATAEGLVAAKDGALIELNSETDFVAKNSEFQSVAEQIVAAAAAAKATDIDALKAAKVGDTTVEQVIADLSAKIGEKLELRRVAYFDGTVETYLHKRAADLPPAVGVLVEYQGDNKQAAHAVALQIAALKAKYLTREDVPEDVAANERRIAEETARNEGKPEQALPKIVEGRVTGFYKDVVLLDQPSVSDSKKTVKALLDEAGVTVTRFVRFEVGQA, encoded by the coding sequence ATGGCTAACTACACCGCTGCCGACGTCAAGCGACTGCGGGAGCTGACCGGCGCCGGCATGCTCGACAGCAAGAACGCGCTCGTCGAGGCCGGCGGCGACTTCGACAAGGCCGTCGAGCTGCTGCGCATCAAGGGCGCCAAGGACGTCGGCAAGCGCGCGGAGCGCGCCACCGCCGAAGGCCTGGTGGCCGCCAAGGACGGCGCACTGATCGAGCTGAACTCCGAAACCGACTTCGTCGCCAAGAACTCGGAGTTCCAGTCCGTCGCCGAGCAAATCGTCGCCGCCGCGGCGGCCGCCAAGGCGACCGACATCGACGCACTCAAGGCTGCGAAGGTGGGTGACACCACCGTCGAGCAGGTCATCGCGGACCTGTCGGCCAAGATCGGCGAGAAGCTCGAGCTGCGTCGCGTCGCCTACTTCGACGGCACCGTGGAGACCTACCTGCACAAGCGTGCCGCGGACCTGCCGCCGGCCGTGGGTGTGCTGGTCGAGTACCAAGGCGATAACAAGCAGGCCGCCCACGCGGTCGCCCTGCAGATCGCCGCGCTCAAGGCCAAGTACCTCACCCGGGAGGACGTGCCCGAGGACGTCGCCGCCAACGAGCGGCGCATCGCCGAGGAGACCGCCCGCAACGAGGGCAAGCCCGAGCAGGCCCTGCCCAAGATCGTCGAGGGCCGCGTGACCGGCTTCTACAAGGACGTCGTGCTGCTCGACCAGCCGTCGGTGTCCGACAGCAAGAAGACCGTGAAGGCCCTGCTCGACGAGGCCGGTGTGACCGTGACCCGCTTCGTTCGCTTCGAAGTCGGCCAGGCCTGA
- the rpsB gene encoding 30S ribosomal protein S2, which translates to MAVVTMKQLLDSGTHFGHQTRRWNPKMKRFIFTDRNGIYIIDLQQTLTYIDKAYEFVKETVAHGGTIMFVGTKKQAQESIAEEATRVGMPYVNQRWLGGMLTNFQTVHKRLQRLKELETMEQTGGFEGRTKKEILMLTREKNKLERSLGGIRDMSKLPSAVWVVDTNKEHIAVGEARKLNIPVIAILDTNCDPDLVDYPIPGNDDAIRSAALLTKVIAAAVAEGLQARAGVGRDGDKPDADAAEPLAEWEQELLASATATASPTAAGAAPGTPEADVQTEPKPSQNP; encoded by the coding sequence ATGGCTGTTGTAACCATGAAGCAGCTGCTCGACAGCGGCACCCACTTCGGGCATCAGACCCGCCGCTGGAACCCCAAGATGAAGCGGTTCATCTTCACCGACCGCAACGGCATCTACATCATCGACCTGCAGCAGACGCTGACCTACATCGACAAGGCGTACGAGTTCGTCAAGGAGACGGTCGCGCACGGCGGGACGATCATGTTCGTCGGCACCAAGAAGCAGGCGCAGGAGTCGATCGCCGAAGAGGCCACCCGCGTCGGCATGCCGTATGTGAATCAGCGCTGGCTGGGCGGCATGCTCACCAACTTCCAGACCGTGCACAAGCGGCTGCAGCGTCTCAAGGAACTCGAGACGATGGAGCAGACCGGCGGGTTCGAGGGTCGCACCAAGAAGGAAATCCTGATGCTGACCCGCGAGAAGAACAAGCTCGAACGGTCGCTCGGTGGTATCCGGGACATGTCCAAGCTGCCCTCGGCCGTGTGGGTCGTCGACACCAACAAGGAGCACATCGCCGTCGGTGAGGCGCGCAAGCTGAACATTCCGGTCATCGCGATCCTGGACACCAACTGCGACCCGGATCTCGTCGACTACCCGATTCCGGGCAACGACGACGCGATCCGTTCGGCCGCGCTGCTGACCAAGGTGATCGCCGCCGCGGTCGCCGAGGGCCTGCAGGCCCGCGCGGGCGTGGGTCGCGACGGTGACAAGCCGGACGCCGACGCTGCCGAGCCGCTCGCCGAGTGGGAGCAGGAGCTGCTTGCGAGCGCGACCGCCACCGCAAGCCCCACCGCCGCGGGTGCCGCGCCCGGCACCCCCGAGGCGGACGTCCAGACCGAACCGAAACCCTCCCAGAATCCGTAA
- the bphD gene encoding alpha/beta hydrolase fold protein: protein MVRSTFELSWGPVSYLEWAPERVDAAPTVVLLHGGGVDSASLSWSGVAPRLAAGGYRVLAPDHPGYGDSPPAPWPSTQDRLVGYVGEFVDALALDGYAVGGLSLGGGMTIGHVLERPEKVTGAMLLASYGFMPRLSGGPLSGLRQALTWAMVRTGLLKTVSRWSGRSRRAMAWVLPALIGDPAARTPELVDEILSAARADHAFEAFGQWQRDQVRWNCLATDYRDRLTTFPRPALIVHGDKDSSVPVAAARAAAELIPAARLEVVAGATHWVQRDRPDAVVSAMLEFLDMLGAAA from the coding sequence GTGGTCAGGTCGACGTTCGAGCTGTCGTGGGGGCCGGTCAGCTACCTCGAGTGGGCACCCGAGCGCGTCGACGCGGCGCCGACGGTGGTGCTGTTGCACGGCGGCGGAGTGGACAGCGCGTCGCTGTCCTGGAGTGGTGTCGCGCCGAGGCTCGCGGCCGGCGGTTACCGCGTGCTCGCGCCCGATCATCCGGGCTACGGCGACAGTCCGCCGGCGCCGTGGCCCTCGACCCAGGATCGGTTGGTCGGCTACGTCGGCGAGTTCGTCGACGCGCTTGCCCTGGACGGCTATGCGGTCGGCGGTTTGTCGCTCGGTGGTGGGATGACGATCGGGCACGTGTTGGAGCGCCCCGAAAAGGTCACGGGGGCAATGCTGTTGGCCAGCTACGGGTTCATGCCCCGGCTGTCTGGAGGGCCGCTGTCCGGTCTCCGGCAGGCGCTGACCTGGGCCATGGTGCGCACCGGCCTGCTGAAAACGGTGAGCCGGTGGTCGGGGCGAAGCAGGCGTGCCATGGCGTGGGTCCTGCCGGCGTTGATCGGCGACCCCGCGGCGCGAACTCCGGAACTGGTCGACGAGATTCTGTCGGCGGCCCGAGCGGATCACGCATTCGAGGCGTTCGGTCAGTGGCAACGCGATCAGGTCCGGTGGAATTGTCTCGCCACCGACTACCGCGACCGGCTCACGACGTTCCCCCGCCCCGCGCTGATCGTTCACGGAGACAAGGACAGCAGTGTGCCGGTCGCGGCGGCGCGGGCAGCGGCCGAACTGATCCCGGCGGCGCGCCTCGAAGTGGTTGCGGGCGCGACACATTGGGTGCAGCGGGACCGGCCCGACGCCGTGGTATCCGCGATGCTGGAGTTCCTCGACATGCTCGGCGCAGCAGCTTGA
- the xerD_3 gene encoding site-specific recombinase XerD — protein sequence MEGVLEEFDEYLALERGRSEHTRRAYLGDLRSLFGFMAERGHTVGLNALSLPVLRSWLAAQAAAGAARTTLARRTSAVKMFAAWAVRRGLIDTDPAARLQVPKARRELPAVLREDQALDAMAAAKSGAEQGDPMALRDRLIVELLYATGIRVSELCGLDIDDVDMPRRLLRVLGKGNKQRTVPFGAPAQEALTAWLDGGRPALATADSGPALLLGARGRRLDPRQARTVVHQTVAAVDGAPDIGPHGLRHSAATHLLEGGADLRIVQELLGHTSLATTQLYTHVTVARLRAVHDQAHPRA from the coding sequence GTGGAAGGCGTCCTCGAGGAGTTCGACGAGTACCTCGCGCTGGAGCGAGGCCGGTCCGAGCACACCCGTCGCGCGTATCTCGGTGACCTTCGGTCGCTGTTCGGGTTCATGGCCGAGCGCGGACACACCGTCGGCCTGAACGCGCTGAGTCTGCCGGTGTTGCGATCGTGGCTGGCCGCGCAAGCCGCCGCCGGCGCCGCCCGCACGACGCTGGCCCGGCGCACGTCGGCCGTCAAGATGTTCGCCGCGTGGGCGGTGCGGCGCGGCCTGATCGACACCGATCCCGCGGCCCGGCTGCAGGTACCGAAGGCCCGGCGTGAACTGCCCGCGGTGTTACGTGAGGACCAGGCGCTCGACGCCATGGCGGCCGCGAAATCGGGTGCCGAACAGGGCGATCCGATGGCGCTGCGCGACCGATTGATCGTGGAGTTGTTGTACGCCACCGGAATCCGCGTCAGCGAGCTGTGCGGGCTCGACATCGACGACGTCGACATGCCGCGGCGGTTGCTGCGGGTCCTCGGCAAGGGCAACAAACAACGGACGGTGCCGTTTGGTGCGCCCGCGCAGGAGGCGTTGACGGCGTGGCTCGATGGCGGCAGGCCGGCGTTGGCGACCGCGGACTCCGGCCCGGCGCTGCTGCTGGGGGCGCGTGGTCGTCGGCTCGATCCGCGCCAGGCGCGCACCGTCGTGCACCAGACCGTCGCGGCGGTAGACGGCGCACCCGACATCGGACCGCACGGGTTACGGCACAGCGCCGCAACGCATCTGCTGGAAGGCGGCGCCGACTTGCGCATCGTGCAGGAGCTGCTCGGCCATACCAGCCTGGCCACCACGCAGCTCTACACCCATGTCACGGTCGCACGGCTGCGCGCTGTCCACGACCAGGCCCACCCCCGCGCTTGA
- a CDS encoding FMN-dependent alpha-hydroxy acid dehydrogenase — protein sequence MTFGNYQFEIYLQGLSGIVPKLPMTFAQWEAKAEAAMPPSVYSYVAGGAGDERTQRLNRTAFDNWGLMPRMFRATRERDLSVDLFGMTLPSPVFMAPIGVIGICAQDGHGDLVTARAAARTGVPMVVSTLTEDPLEDIAAEFGETPGFFQLYTPTDRELAASLVHRAEAAGYKGIIVTLDTWVPGWRPRDLSTSNFPQLRGSCLANYTSDPVFRAALPQPPEENPQATVMHWVGLFGNPLTWDDLPWLRSLTDLPLIVKGICHPDDARRARDGGVDAIYCSNHGGRQANGGLAAIDCLPGVVEAADGLPVLFDSGIRSGADIVKALALGATAVGIGRPYAYGLALGGEDGVVHVLRSLLAEADLTMAVDGYPTLADLTPDTLRRVT from the coding sequence ATGACGTTCGGTAACTACCAGTTCGAGATCTACCTGCAAGGCCTCTCCGGCATCGTGCCGAAGCTGCCGATGACGTTCGCGCAGTGGGAGGCCAAGGCGGAAGCGGCCATGCCGCCGTCGGTGTACTCCTACGTCGCCGGCGGCGCGGGGGATGAGCGGACCCAGCGGCTCAACCGCACCGCGTTCGACAACTGGGGTCTGATGCCGCGGATGTTCCGCGCCACGCGCGAACGCGACCTCTCGGTCGACCTGTTCGGCATGACATTGCCCTCGCCGGTGTTCATGGCGCCGATCGGCGTAATCGGCATCTGCGCGCAGGACGGGCACGGTGACCTCGTCACGGCCCGCGCCGCAGCGCGCACCGGTGTGCCGATGGTCGTGTCGACCCTCACCGAAGACCCGCTCGAGGACATCGCCGCTGAATTCGGCGAAACGCCAGGCTTTTTCCAGCTGTACACGCCGACCGACCGGGAGTTGGCCGCCAGCCTCGTCCACCGCGCCGAGGCCGCCGGATACAAGGGGATCATCGTCACCCTGGACACCTGGGTGCCGGGATGGCGGCCACGGGACCTGTCGACGTCGAACTTCCCGCAGCTGCGCGGCAGCTGCCTGGCCAACTACACCAGCGACCCGGTGTTCCGCGCCGCACTGCCGCAGCCGCCCGAGGAAAACCCGCAGGCCACCGTCATGCACTGGGTGGGTCTCTTCGGCAACCCGCTGACGTGGGACGACCTGCCGTGGCTGCGTTCGCTGACCGACCTACCGCTCATCGTCAAGGGCATCTGTCATCCCGACGACGCGCGGCGCGCCAGGGACGGCGGCGTCGACGCGATCTACTGCTCCAACCACGGCGGACGCCAGGCCAACGGCGGGCTGGCGGCCATCGACTGCCTACCCGGGGTCGTGGAGGCGGCCGACGGGCTGCCGGTGCTGTTCGACTCGGGCATCCGCAGCGGCGCCGACATCGTCAAAGCGCTCGCGCTGGGCGCCACTGCGGTCGGGATCGGACGGCCCTATGCGTACGGACTGGCGCTCGGCGGCGAGGACGGCGTCGTGCACGTGCTGCGATCGCTGCTTGCCGAGGCCGATCTGACGATGGCCGTCGACGGTTATCCCACCCTCGCCGATCTCACTCCGGACACGCTGCGGCGCGTCACCTGA
- the viuB gene encoding siderophore-interacting protein, with product MAARPIHTFEVVRTEQLTPHMIRLVLGGSGFDTFTPNEFTDAYVKIVIVDPGIDVAQLPQPLTLDSFSSLPPERRPAVRTYTVRSVDPERREICIDFVVHGDHGVAGPWAAAATPGQPAYLMGPSGAYAPDPAADWHLLAGDEAAVPAISAALEAMPDNAIGRVFIEVAGPDDEVPLKKPDGVDVRWIYRGGRADLVPEDQAGDHAPLIAAVKETSWLPGQVQVFIHGEAQAVMHNLRPYIRKERGVEAKWASSISGYWRRGRTEETFRQWKAELAKAESAT from the coding sequence GTGGCAGCGCGACCGATACACACCTTCGAAGTGGTGCGTACCGAGCAATTGACACCGCACATGATCCGGCTGGTCCTCGGCGGATCGGGATTCGACACGTTCACCCCGAACGAGTTCACCGATGCCTACGTCAAGATCGTGATCGTCGATCCCGGCATCGATGTCGCCCAGTTGCCGCAGCCGCTGACACTCGACTCGTTCTCGTCGCTGCCGCCGGAGCGGCGGCCCGCCGTGCGCACCTACACCGTGCGCAGCGTCGATCCCGAGCGCCGCGAGATCTGCATCGACTTCGTGGTGCACGGTGACCACGGCGTCGCCGGGCCCTGGGCGGCCGCCGCGACCCCCGGCCAGCCGGCCTACCTGATGGGTCCCAGCGGCGCCTATGCGCCCGATCCCGCGGCGGACTGGCATTTGTTGGCGGGTGACGAAGCGGCGGTGCCCGCGATCAGCGCCGCGCTGGAAGCTATGCCGGACAACGCGATCGGGCGAGTCTTCATCGAGGTCGCCGGGCCCGATGACGAGGTTCCGTTGAAGAAGCCCGACGGTGTGGACGTGCGGTGGATCTATCGGGGCGGGCGTGCCGACCTGGTGCCCGAGGATCAGGCCGGTGACCACGCTCCGCTGATCGCCGCGGTCAAGGAGACCTCGTGGCTGCCGGGACAGGTGCAGGTGTTCATCCACGGCGAGGCCCAGGCCGTCATGCACAACCTGCGGCCCTACATCCGCAAGGAGCGCGGCGTGGAGGCCAAATGGGCGTCGTCGATCTCCGGATACTGGCGTCGCGGCCGCACCGAGGAGACCTTCCGTCAATGGAAGGCCGAGCTCGCCAAGGCCGAATCCGCTACCTGA
- the smf gene encoding DNA protecting protein DprA, which produces MTDETTEAWAYLSRVVEPPCPALAALVARVGAVEAAERVRRGSAGEEVNRHAEARRDIDCAADDLAVLAGRGGRLITSDDDEWPLLSFAGFGGAPDRLRPQAHAPMVLWAIGPAALDEVAFRSAAVVGTRAATTYGEFVAGDIATGLAERDVAVVSGGAFGIDGAAHRATLAVEGVTVAVLAGGVDVPYPAGHSALLQRIAEHGLLLSEYPPGVRPARHRFLTRNRLVAALSGATVVVEAGARSGAANTAAWARMLGRSVCAVPGPVTSSASVGCHALLRSGGAQIVTRAADVVELVGRMGELAPEEQRPASPLDELGDIEKRVYDALPRRGGRTAEEVAVASGLPARQVLGPLVNLELSGLVVGRDGRWKLAAG; this is translated from the coding sequence GTGACCGACGAAACCACCGAAGCCTGGGCGTATCTGTCGCGGGTCGTCGAACCTCCCTGTCCCGCACTTGCAGCGCTGGTGGCGCGGGTGGGTGCGGTGGAAGCCGCGGAGCGGGTGCGGCGCGGCTCGGCAGGCGAAGAAGTCAACCGGCACGCCGAGGCGCGTCGTGACATCGACTGTGCTGCTGATGATTTGGCGGTGTTGGCGGGCCGCGGCGGTCGGCTGATCACCAGCGACGACGACGAGTGGCCGCTACTGTCGTTCGCAGGGTTCGGAGGCGCTCCGGACCGGTTGCGGCCGCAGGCGCATGCGCCGATGGTGCTGTGGGCGATCGGGCCCGCGGCACTCGACGAGGTCGCCTTCCGATCCGCCGCAGTCGTCGGGACCAGGGCCGCGACGACGTACGGCGAATTCGTCGCTGGCGACATCGCGACCGGGCTGGCGGAGCGCGACGTCGCGGTGGTGTCCGGTGGTGCGTTCGGTATCGACGGTGCAGCCCACCGCGCGACGCTCGCTGTGGAAGGGGTGACCGTCGCGGTGCTCGCCGGTGGCGTCGACGTCCCGTATCCGGCCGGGCATTCCGCGCTGCTGCAGCGCATCGCCGAACACGGGTTGCTTCTCAGCGAATATCCGCCCGGCGTGCGACCCGCGCGCCACCGGTTCTTGACCCGTAATCGGTTGGTGGCGGCGCTGTCCGGGGCGACCGTCGTGGTCGAGGCGGGCGCGCGAAGCGGTGCGGCCAACACCGCGGCTTGGGCACGGATGCTCGGTCGCTCCGTGTGTGCGGTGCCGGGGCCCGTGACGTCGTCGGCGTCGGTCGGGTGCCATGCGCTGCTACGGAGCGGAGGAGCGCAGATCGTCACGCGCGCGGCGGACGTCGTCGAACTGGTTGGCAGGATGGGTGAACTGGCTCCCGAGGAGCAACGTCCGGCCTCACCGCTCGACGAGCTCGGCGACATCGAGAAGCGCGTTTACGACGCGCTTCCGCGCCGGGGTGGCCGCACCGCCGAGGAGGTCGCGGTGGCCTCCGGTCTGCCGGCGCGTCAGGTGCTGGGTCCACTGGTCAACCTGGAGTTGTCCGGCCTGGTGGTCGGCCGGGACGGGAGGTGGAAGCTGGCGGCGGGGTGA
- the comM gene encoding Mg chelatase-like protein, which produces MAMGRAFSVAVTALEGQIVEVEAFIGSGLPSVDLVGLPDAALQESRARVRAAITNSKCDWPMTRLTMALSPATLPKVGSVYDLALALSVLSAGANERWPRLQKTVLLGELALDGRVRSVRGILPAVLAAKREGWPAAVVPAGNLAEASLVEGIEVWGVRTLSQLRSWLQGKERLEGRIASPSSRPEPMADLADVVGQTEARYAVEVAAAGGHHLMVTGPPGVGKTMLAQRLPGLLPALSESEALEVTAIYSVAGLLSEEAPLITRPPFVAPHHTSSVAAMVGGGSGIARPGAVSRAHRGVLFLDECAEIGGSVLESLRTPLEDGEIRLARRDGIARYPARFQLVLAANPCPCARPDPRDCVCTGHEKRRYLGKLSGPLLDRVDLHVRMHSLRAGAIVAKDGESTEVVRERVAAARAAAAERWRPHGICTNVEVSGSLLRRRFRLPPAVMKPFEAALNRGTLSVRGMDRTLRVAWTLSDLAGRTSPTLEDVTTALSFRPTGGAP; this is translated from the coding sequence ATGGCGATGGGGCGGGCGTTCTCGGTGGCGGTGACCGCGCTCGAGGGCCAGATCGTCGAGGTCGAGGCCTTCATCGGTTCCGGTCTACCGAGCGTTGACCTGGTCGGCCTGCCGGATGCTGCGCTGCAGGAGTCGCGCGCCCGGGTCCGGGCTGCGATCACAAACTCCAAGTGCGACTGGCCGATGACCAGGTTGACGATGGCACTGTCACCGGCGACTCTGCCCAAGGTCGGGTCGGTTTATGACCTCGCGTTGGCGTTGTCGGTGCTATCGGCCGGCGCGAATGAACGGTGGCCGCGGCTCCAAAAGACCGTGCTACTCGGCGAATTGGCACTCGACGGACGGGTTCGTTCGGTCAGGGGCATCCTCCCGGCTGTGCTGGCCGCCAAGCGGGAGGGCTGGCCGGCGGCCGTCGTTCCCGCCGGAAACCTCGCCGAAGCGAGCCTGGTCGAGGGTATCGAGGTGTGGGGTGTGCGCACGCTGAGTCAGTTGAGGTCGTGGTTGCAGGGCAAGGAACGACTCGAAGGGCGCATCGCGTCGCCGTCGTCGAGACCCGAACCGATGGCCGACCTCGCCGACGTGGTCGGTCAAACCGAGGCGCGATATGCCGTCGAGGTGGCCGCGGCGGGTGGTCACCACCTGATGGTGACCGGCCCGCCAGGTGTCGGGAAAACAATGCTGGCCCAACGCCTTCCGGGTTTGCTGCCGGCGCTCTCGGAGAGCGAAGCGCTGGAGGTCACCGCGATCTACTCGGTGGCGGGTCTCCTCTCGGAGGAGGCCCCGCTGATCACCCGCCCGCCATTCGTCGCGCCGCATCACACGTCGAGCGTGGCGGCGATGGTCGGCGGCGGGTCGGGGATCGCGCGGCCTGGCGCGGTCAGCCGCGCGCACCGCGGCGTGCTCTTCCTCGACGAGTGTGCCGAGATCGGCGGCAGCGTGCTCGAATCGTTACGTACTCCGTTGGAGGACGGTGAAATTCGCCTCGCCCGCCGTGACGGCATCGCCCGGTATCCGGCACGGTTCCAGTTGGTTCTGGCAGCGAACCCGTGTCCGTGCGCCCGCCCCGACCCACGGGACTGTGTGTGCACCGGCCACGAGAAGCGACGCTATCTCGGCAAGCTTTCCGGTCCGCTGCTCGACCGAGTCGATCTTCACGTGCGAATGCACTCGCTGCGGGCCGGCGCGATCGTCGCCAAGGACGGCGAGTCCACCGAGGTCGTGCGTGAACGCGTGGCCGCGGCACGTGCCGCTGCTGCCGAGCGGTGGCGGCCACACGGGATCTGCACCAACGTCGAGGTCAGTGGTTCGTTGCTCCGCCGCAGGTTCCGGTTGCCCCCGGCGGTGATGAAACCGTTCGAGGCGGCGCTCAATCGCGGCACACTCAGCGTCCGTGGTATGGATCGCACGTTGCGGGTCGCATGGACGTTGAGCGACCTGGCGGGCCGGACATCGCCGACCCTCGAGGACGTCACCACCGCGTTGAGTTTCCGGCCGACCGGAGGTGCGCCGTGA